One Haliaeetus albicilla chromosome 20, bHalAlb1.1, whole genome shotgun sequence genomic window, AATTGTTTCCTAACAttcttctgtgttctttttATAAAGGAAAGGGTATTGTGCCAAATAATGTAACCCGCAGGCCAAGCTTTGAAGGATCAAACGAATCTTTTCCGTCCTACCATCAGATCAGTAATGCAGCCTATGAAGGGACAGGCTTTGGAGCAGAAGGTGCAAATATGCTTACTGAAGTTCCAAGGCCATACATGGACTATTTAATCTCTACTTCACAGTCTACAGCTATGAATGCTCCTGTACAGCGACCCTCTGGAGTAGGCACTCACAGCACAACAGCAAGCCATCAGCAGAAAACATACCCTGCAAATATTGAGTCTTCTGTGATTAGTTATCCAGTGGCTAATCACAGCAGTCAAGCCTTGCAGCTGCAGGCATCCCATGGCTCCAACAGCCAACACTACAGTAGGCAGCACATGATGGTGCAGGGGGAACCTATGGGGTATGGTGTTCAGCGGAGTCCATCCTTCCAAAACAagatgcagcaggagggaggatACACCAGTCTCCCAAATAAAGGGGCAGTTGTTCAGAATAATTCTGGTCATGCATTTCAGCAGGCACCAGCAAGCCTGTATATATCACATTCTCATCACAAACAGGCAAGTCCTTCTTCTCATCAAATGCATGTGATATCCAGAGGTCCAGCCTTCACTAATGATTTTTCAGACAGTCCACCACAAAATCTATTAACTCCATCTAGAAATAGCCTAAACATGGACCTCTATGACATGAATAATTCTCAAGTTCAGCAGTGGCAGGCAGCAACGCCGTCACGCAGAGATTCTTTACAAAATCCAGGAATAGAAACATCTCCACGGCAACATGTATCCTTCAGACCAGATGCCACAGTGCCAAGCAGAACAAACTCCTTTAACAACCACCAGCAACAGCCACAAGTGACAGTGTCTATAAGACAGGTTCCTCCAGGAAAACCTGATCCTTCAATTACATCTCCAAATACGATCACAGCAGTCACATCTGCTCATATTCTCCAGCCAGTGAAGAGCATGCGAGTGATGAGACCTGAGCCTCAGACTGCAGTGGGACCTTCCCACCCTGGTTGGTTACCTGCCCAGGCACCGGCTGTGGATGGCTTGGAGATCATTGAGCAGCATGTGCCACCTGTTGGAGCAGCTAACGCCTATCAACTAGATGTGGATTACGGTAACCAGGAACTGCGGTGTCCACCACCACCGTATCCCAAGCATTTGCTACTTCCTGGTAGCTCTGAGCAGTTTGATATCAACTGCTTATGTATGGGCGTAGAGCAGACCCTTCGCGTAGTCCCCAATTCAACGTGCAATAAGGCTGAGGAGAACAGTGAGCGAAATGATAAAAGCAGCAAGAATACTAAAGCTGAAAAACCAAGCAAAGATAAAAAACAGATTCAGACGTCTCCAGTGCCTGTGCGAAAAAATGgcaaagatgaggaaaagcGAGAATCCCGAATAAAGAGCTACTCACCTTTTGCCTTCAAGTTCTACATGGAGCAACATGTAGAAAATGTTATAAAGACCTATCAGCAGAAAATTAACAGAAGATTACAACTGGAGCAAGAAATGGCTAAAGTAATTCTCCTTGTTTTGTTATAATAAAAGCTAATGGGATCAATTtgattattactatttttaattggTCAAAAAATTTATAAAGGCAGACTCCACTGGAAGTAGTAGGTATCCAGCACCTCCCTATATCAGACTATTTTCACTTAGAAGCATGGATGCAGGTCTGGGAGGCTGTCTGAAAAACATGAGATGTGAAATTGTATATCTTCATAccagaaaagtaaaatgaagcaaaacccCCCCCATAGTAGGAAAGTATTAGGTTTGCTTAGGCAAGAACTCAGAAGCCAGGCTTGAGGCTGAGATAACTCTGGCAATACTTTGGCAGCTCTTGCAAAACTCTAAAGGTTTTCCCTTTGCTCCACTTCTTCCTCCCTGTTCCATGATAGCCACCTCATTCACCAAAGCCATGGTTGAACTTGGCAGTATATCCACTGTGCCATATTTTCAGATGAATATGTAATATTTGACTGGAAGTTGTTTGTTGAACACATGTAAGTAATAATATCGTGCAAGTAATCATATCTTGGCCAGCTGGAACTGATCTTGGGACCCTTGCTGGAACTTGCTCTAGAAGCAGGTCTCAGGGAGGTGCACTTTGAGTGAGAGAGCTTCTTTCATGCCTAATTGTAGCTCTCAAACCTAAGCTGATTCACTGATAGGGCTGCTTAAAATAAAGCTGCCAAGTTCTGATGGTTGTTCtggcagttttgtttttaatttttaagtgtgGAAGAGCTTATTTTCCCAGGCATGACTAGAATATGACTAGTCTACTTTTGTATTTGAGGATAAACTCCGAGGAAAGCTATTATTAACGCATAATGGATAATAATTAACTACCCAATCTTCCCTAGCACAGTCAATTTCCAGACTCAATTAATTTGATGCTCACATTGCTCCAGAAAACTCAGTCGTTTGTTTGTAGAGgttaaattaaatgaatatgCTTCTAAATTCTCTTGAAAGGTTGGCATTGTAGTGACAGTTAATAGTTTGTCCTTGCTGCAAGTACAGATTGTGTTGCATTGCTTGGATTTAGTCAATATTTTCCTGCGATTGAGATAGGGAATGATCTCTAGAGAAGTAAAACAGCAGCTAATTGCGTTAGTTCTTCTCTTCTGACTCCTCAGCTTTCCCTCACTTCATAACTCAGAGATAATTCAGCTATAAACAAAAACAACTCCTTCCCCTAGCAACCTCATCACTGGCTGGAATAATACACTCAGGAGATTTTGGCTATCTGAATATCACATTATTCTAGAATTAACCAAGAATGCAACACACTAATTATTTTACCTTAAAACAATAAACACTTCCTTTATTATGAATTGATGTGCTTGacctaattttaaaaacattattacttgttttgatttggcTGTTGGCTTCAGTCTGAAAATTCATCCTACCTGTTCTGCAAGTTTCTGCAGACCTCCTCCATCCTGTATTCatacagatttcatttttacacCGTGGGGATCTCACTGCATAGTCTGGCTGCCCATATTCATCTTTAAAGACCTAGACTACAGGCGTGAAATTAAATCGATATAAGGAGCAGCCCTGTGGGCATATGCCTGGATCTCTAGCCTGCCCATCAGTCAGCTTCAACTCCCTCCACTCTCCTCCCCATTGCCCCTTTTCACCAGGCACTTATCTTCCTCTCAATGTGGTTCAGTTGACCCCAGTTAAGTCAGGATTTTGGAAATGGGGTACGCAGAAAGAAATGGGCATGCTGCAGAGGATGAGTTGTCAGAGGGTCCTGGGGATCAGCCCAGGGGCTTCCGCTGGTGGAGGCCACCAGTGGTTCTCAGGAGAGGGACAGGAACCGAAGTTAGCAGAGTTGGCAGTGTGCAGGCTCTGTCTTGAAGGGTGGGGAAAGTCTCGTTGGatactgctgcttctcccttttTCAGGAGGTTCTCCCTGCAGCCATGTGAAATGTTACTTGGAGGCTCTCTGGGGACAAGAGGTAAACAAGCCAGCTTTTTTACAGCTTAGGTGCAGAGGGGAAATAATATAATACGTTTAGGGGGGAAACAGCACCAGGGTCTGGGCTGCAGTGGCTGAGGAGAGGCTAGACCTGAGGGTTGTATGCACATAttttggaagggaaaagggagaagtTAATAGATGGTCAGATGATCTACAAACCTTGAGAGTGGGGTCTCTATAtggtggaggaagaaaaacagtttctaaAGAAGGTGGTTCCCAAGGCACTAGGGAATGTGTAGGTCAAAACCAGCTTCTTAATTACAACACGAAAACCAACAGTCAAACAGCACTCAAGGTAGGAACTGTTAATGTGAGTGCCCTGGAGAACTATTCATGAACAAAATGGAATGCTGCATCTAGGTTTAAGTTTCAGTTTAAGTTAAGCTGTACTGCAGTGTGCTTACATACAGTGGAGTGCAGTGGCAAAGTGCAAATTTGAAAGGTGTAAACCAAATTCCATGATTTGTTGTGTTATATTCCCCTCTCTGACAGTATTGCCCTATGCCTCTTCATTTGGGCAAATGAGAAAGGCAGACCAATCACAGATACAGCAAATTCAGGTAACAAGTTAGGGCACAGTGAATTTGCCAGTATTTCAGAAACACCTCAACAGAGAGGCAAGAGAGTGTATCTCTCATGAATATGTCTTCTCTGGTTCTTGGTTAATTTTTCTGACAAATGCATTTTGGGAATACTTGTTTATTGTTCTCTTGGTATGAATGTAACAGTACTAGTTCTTGTCGTTTGCTTTCCTTTGTAAAGGCTGGCCTTTGTGAAGCAGAACAGGAACAAATGAGGAAAATTCTCTACCAGAAAGAGTCCAACTACAACAGGCTCAAAAGGGCCAAAATGGACAAATCTATGTTTGTGAAAATCAAGACTCTGGGTATTGGTGCATTTGGAGAAGTATGCCTGGCCTGCAAAGTGGATACCCATGCCCTGTATGCCATGAAGACTCTGCGAAAGAAAGATGTGCTAAACCGGAACCAGGTGGCTCATGTCAAAGCAGAGAGGGACATACTTGCTGAGGCAGACAATGAATGGGTGGTTAAACTCTATTATTCCTTCCAAGATAAAGAGAACTTGTACTTTGTGATGGACTACATCCCTGGTGGCGATATGATGAGTCTACTGATTCGGATGGAGGTCTTTCCAGAGCGTCTGGCTAGATTTTATATTGCAGAGCTCACTTTGGCTATAGAGAGTGTGCACAAAATGGGATTTATTCATCGAGACATCAAGCCTGACAACATTCTGATAGACCTCGATGGGCATATCAAACTGACTGACTTTGGACTGTGTACTGGATTCAGGTGGACTCACAATTCAAAATACTATCAGAAAGGTAGTGTTCTTAGATTTATTTGTGATGGtattgcattatttattttgaaacaaacacaTACCTCTTGGCAGAAATGCCAGCTCAGAAAACAGGTGGTGTGTACATTAACAGTCAATGACAATATCATGTATCTGTCTCTCTCTGATTCATTCAGTTTCCAGTCCTTTGTTTCCAATACTGTTCAGATCCCTATCAGTAATGTTGTTGACCACTGCAGTAGCACCAATTTTTCAGTTTATACTTGTTTGGAGGGTCTCTTTTGATGGTGAAATAATTTAATCACAGTTTTAAAGTAGTCCATGCACCTCCTGTGTGTGCCATTGAGGAGTATTGGTGCCTGTTGGTAAAAAGGTGATAAACAATTGGTATAGCTAACCTAAATATACTCCATTGTTCTGTATCTCCTATATGGGAGCATGCTTCCTTGTGCTGAGGCAGAGACATTTAGCTGGTTATGGAAAACCAATTGTGAAGGGGAGGGCAGAAGGAAATGCCTTGGGTTTAAAGTTTAAGTGTTGCTTTTCAGTGAGAGTAGAAGATGGCACAACTAGATCTAGATAAATACTTTTCTCTTTGTGTGTTGTGGTTTATTTCTGTGAATGTAAACTTTCTCTCCCATTTGAAAGGGAGCCATATCAGACAAGACAGCATGGAGCCCAGTGATCTTTGGGATGATGTGTCCAATTGTAGATGTGGAGATAGGCTGAAGACATTGGAACAAAGAGCTAAGAAGCAGCATCAGAGATGTCTAGCCCACTCGTTAGTTGGAACCCCTAATTATATTGCTCCTGAAGTCCTGCTTCGTAAAGGTAGATAacctgtatttttctcctgtttaagTGAACGTTGAtgctttgaaatacttttttttttttttccttaaataagcTTGCTGCTTTGGAATACTGGCATTCTGAAGGCCACAAACACTTAGCTCAGGTTAAGGAGTACAGATTTGTCTATATGCTCCACTGTTTAGCATTATGTTGCTGACATTGATGGTGGTCATACTTTGTCTGTATACACTCTGAGACCTTTGAATGAGACTGCTAATAAATGTGTCGGATGATGTTAGCAGTTATATTTTTCAAGTATAAAGCAGATTATCTGTACTCATGCAGCGCAACTATGGCTGCTAGCAAGTTTACATAGACCAGTGAGGAGCAAGCTGATGGTTCTGAATCACTGAATCAGGCGGGCCACTTAAATATGGGTGATGTAAATTTGTGGAAACACGTCCTCCATATTCCCAGCCAGAATCTTGGGGAAACCCAACAAAAAATCTTGGGAAATTTACAGTGGACACCCTGCATTCAAAAGCTCAGCTTGAGGAATTTAGACAGTACTTGGTGGCTATCCATGCAGAACAGACATGGTCACTGCAGTAAGGAGATTAGATGTTCGAAGTTGTCTGCAAGCCAGATCAGAAGCCTGATCTTCCTCAAGTTGAGAGATTTCACATTGGAACCTACATCATCCAGTGACACAAATCTCCATTGAAATCGGTGTTTAAATCCTCCATTCCTTTTTGGAGATCTCAAAACATATGCCTTATTTGTCTTGTCACAGCAATTAAGTGATTGAAATTGTTCCTCTGCTTGGAACTTGCTCAAATATTCATCTGTGGCTTTCTTCTGTGTCTAGAGCTAGGCTGTGTCATTCAGCAGCTTTTCAAACTCATGGTGTCACTTCCACTGAACCAAGGGGGCACATCAGTTGCTAAacttttttgttattctttgaGGTCCGGTCCGTTTTTTGCTGTGTGTAGTGACGTAGTTGTGGGACAGAGCATGAAAAAAACTTAATTCTTTCTAATTATATGGTTTCACCACTCACTTTTGTTGAGAATTACATATACACGTTCTCCTTGGTTGGTGGAGGACAACCTTTTGACTTGTTTTTCAGGATACACTCAGCTGTGTGACTGGTGGAGTGTTGGTGTGATCCTCTTTGAGATGTTAGTGGGGCAGCCTCCTTTTCTGGCTCCTACACCCACAGAAACCCAACTGAAGGTAAGTTGAAGCAAAATTCCAATCTGTGGTAGCAAAGTCTTAaccctttctcttcccttctcctccatgCACAGACCTATCCCCTTTTGTTTTACTAGAGAAAGGAGTAGTGATTACAAAAGCCTGATTTTAAATAGTTCTATGCAGGCACAAATCCTTTCCCAATCAATGAAGATACCGAATGTCAGACTAGAGTTGACTTGTGCAACTGCATAGATAGTTACTAGTTTTATGAGTCTTCTCAGCACAATTCTCATTTCTTAAGCACAAGTTCACCTATCTAAATTCCTTAGAGTGCCTATCAGATCTTAGTAAGCTGACATGCCAGTGATAATTATGGTTGGCAATGTAAGTGTTTCAAAGTCAAGCAGTGAGTAGTTTTTTATTAGAAAGGATGTATCTCATGACCACTTTTCCTAGTTTACATTTTGGAGATGAAATGAAGTAATTCCTTGAAGTCATTCCATGAAGTCATGTGTAAACTGAGTATGTTCTCAAATCTGACTATGGGAGCAATTGCTCCTTTTATCTGCTATCCGACAATGTTTTTTGATTCATTAAAGTAATTATTAACAACTGATGCAATCTCATCATTGGGTTCTTGAACCTCTAAAATAAATACGCAGACTGTGAGTTGACTAGTTATGTGTATACTTCTGTACAGTTAATGTTGACAGTCGGAAGGATTCTGTTTCCAAGATTAGAAGTTGTGTAATACCTTTCTTACCTCCAGGTGATAAATTGGGAAAGCACACTGCACATTCCCTCACAGATCAAGTTAAGCCCAGAGGCAACTGATCTCATCACaaagctctgctgtgctgctgaggaCAGGCTTGGAAGAAATGGAGCAGATGATATTAAGGCCCATTCTTTCTTTCACTCTATGGACTTCTCTACCGATATCCGTAGGCAGCCAGCTCCCTATGTTCCAAAGATCAGCCATCCAATGGACACTTCAAATTTTGATCCAGTTGAAGAAGAAAGTCCTTGGAATGATGCGAGCGGTGACAGCACCAGGACATGGGACCCACTAGCCTCTTCCAATAGCAAACACACAGAACATGCTTTTTACGAGTTTACTTTCCGAAGGTTCTTCGATGACAATGGGTATCCGTTCAGGTATCCCAAGCCTTCTGGTATGGAAGTTGGCCAGTCTGAGAAATCTGATGTGGAAGACAAAGGTGTGGTGGATCAGACTGGAGCTTGTCAGCCTGTATATGTGTAAATTATTGTATAGAGTACTCCAGATAGAAGACTAATCTCAAATCCAGTAGGGCCTTTAACTGATCCTTTAGGAGCTGATCCTGCAGCGCTTGTTCAGGTGTAACTTCAGCTGAGGCTGGAGGCATTCTGGGGAGTCAGAAGCTTGCAGGGCCAGGTCCTAAAAATGGCACTCTTGAAAGTTCAGGTCAGTTTTACTGTAAATAACTTTGTTGATAATTACACTTGAAATCCTGGTCTTCACCAAAATCTGCAAGGCCAGCAGTCTATCATTTCTAGGCCTATTTTTATTTGAGGTCAGCATCCCCTTACTCAGATTAACATTTACAGACTTCTGCAACTGTCAGcgttattttttaaatgaataaagagcacttatattttgtttatagcaggggtttttttcctactaaatTATAGGGATTAACTTTGACAAATCATGCTGCTGTTCttcttttctacatttttattttatccataGCACTTATTTCACATTTAGGAAGATGCATAAAGCTGAAGAACATGTGatgaaaggtctctgtgcaataatgtaagaaagaaaaagaaaaaaaagaagaaaaatgaaaaaaagaaaactgctctCTAATTTTCTAAATTTACTGATGCCATTGTATTCGCACCGTGATTTTTGTTTATTATATGTATTTTCCACATTTCAAAATTGTGACATAACCTTAAAGctgctttatttccttctgcttaTTGGAGTGTAATAGAAAGTGTGAACAAGTGACAATTTGGGTGTGATTTCGTTGTCTAGTGTGTGAAGAATGTTGCATGAGCAGTGTTTTTCTATTTGAAATGGCCTTTTCTTGCCATTCACAGGCAGGTCCTGTGGATCCATTTTTACTGAGGGTCTAAAATTAGACCATTTTAAACTGTGTGTTGATAATGTATTGTGTGGATGGTTTCCTCTTATGATTGTATCCaatattaattttgtaaaaCAGATTGCAAAGGTTATATCTGAATAGTGATTTTGTGGTCTGATGTGATAGATCATTTTAGCAAACATGTATCATCGGCACACACGTTTCCCCACAAAGGATGAATAGCAAGACCATTATTACAAAGCTGATTTGTGGCAACAGTCTAGATAGGGCTTATTCACGTAGCATGCAGCACAGTGTCCATTGTTTAATACTAGCAGTAATGCAAAGCACCAATACTAACAGATGTAGCTCAACGTCTTCAAAACAGAATGTCTAACGCCATGCTCCTGTAACGCATCGAGATCCTAAGTGCGATGAGGCTGATGTTGAGTGCATGCAGCTCCACGGACATCTATGGAACCTGGAGGTATGTGGCTTTTCCAGACATCACATCCCTACATGTGACTGTCTGTGTATCTGTTTAGGATCCTCATGTTTTAGGCACTGACATCTGAAAATGTTGGCATTGTTTATAGGTCATTCTGTCCTGTTGTCTATAGGTAAAAATGTTGCTGTGATGGAGCACAATAGTCCTTCATTTCTGTCAAATTATAGGCATACTTTGAAATATCAATTCTTAACTATGTTAAAATACGCATTTTTCTTATATGTATAAGTGAGAATTATTCAAGGTGATATCAGAATACTAAAGTTAATTAAGCCATacatatttgcatatatattatatataactAAATAagtaaacacacacaaaaatcctTAATTCAGATTAGTGTAACAGTCCTATTTAAAGTGATTGACGTAATAACATTTGAGGAAAACACTCCTTTAATgtgtttttactttattttatttttaaatctggagcttcattattttttccgCATATTATTCCACATATTATTCCTTAATGTTTTAGCATATCCTATCCTATCCATTGTTTAGATATCTAAGCAACAACATATAAATTCATCAGCCTAAACTAAACAAAAATGATTGTGTATTTGTTTACATTTGTATGAAAGGAATGTTCTGAGGTATGCAGTGCTTGTGTTGTGACAGTTCATGTAAGATTCAGTATTACTGCTTTTTTATATAGTAATGccattttttgttatttacatcTATCTGACATTCTTTCATGTGGTAGGTTCTTTCTCAGGAACTCAATTTAACTGTTATTTATTGATATATCATTGCCTTTGAAAGCTTCTACTGGcacaatttattaaaaatctgaATCCAAATTTAAAATGCGTCATGTGTTCTTGAAAAGGATAATTTCTGCCTATTTTAAGGCAGAATTTTTaatgggtttggttttgtgacCTTGGTGATGGGTTTGAACTACAAACATGAGATCCAAATCTCACCTCTCCCACAGCATTTGATGTCGGATTTCTGGGTACCATAAGACAATTTCTTCTGTCCTCATGGCCCTTGAGAATAAGGGTCAGGATTCCCAGGTAAAACTTTGCTTTGGTGTGACCAGGTCGGTAGATGGCATGAAATTCAACACAGTCGCTTTCTCTGCAGTGGTGGCTCTGCCAGGGTAACCACCACTAGTGTGCTTGCCCCCTCTGTCTGTTGCCTCTGatgtatttctaaaatgtaaataattcacCTGCAAATACAGAATCTTTGCAACTAAGCAAAACAAGAGAAACTAGCCCAGAAGGAAACAGGTGCTTCCACAATGAATACATTACTCATTTAACATCTATGCTGCAGGGAACAGAAGCCAACTCCCATTTCACCTAAAGAAGAActgatttgaaaaacaaatctttCGAGCTTATCAGGCGCTGTCTCTAGAAGGCTCACATCCCCTACAGACATTTCAGGGGTAAACAGAAACTTGGAGTATATCTTAGGAAATTTGGATAAGTAATCAATATGCCAATATTGGGACTGGCTCTAAGCGTTCTCAGTTCTGAACTTCGTGCAAAAAGCATCTAATATCTTCTTTCAAGAAGTTATATCAATtcaatgtttctttaaaaaaaatctcttcctttaaaaaaccaaccaaccaaaaaccttAGATGTATTTATTCCTGACTGAAAGTAAGGAGTTGATTAATTCTGAAGTAGTGTTCTTGGTTAGGTCCACAAGTGACATTTGAGATGTAATCCTAACTTTACTAAGTCAAGGTTGAACCAGCTGTTGATCTCAGCGAGACAGAAATTTCATTCCTGGGTTTCTGCAAAGACATGTATGTGCAGTAACACCACTTACTGTGTGTACAAAAGTGTAAATAATTG contains:
- the LATS2 gene encoding serine/threonine-protein kinase LATS2 isoform X2 — translated: MAVRALKQTGSRSIEAALEYISKMSYLDPRNEQIVRVIKQTSPGKGIVPNNVTRRPSFEGSNESFPSYHQISNAAYEGTGFGAEGANMLTEVPRPYMDYLISTSQSTAMNAPVQRPSGVGTHSTTASHQQKTYPANIESSVISYPVANHSSQALQLQASHGSNSQHYSRQHMMVQGEPMGYGVQRSPSFQNKMQQEGGYTSLPNKGAVVQNNSGHAFQQAPASLYISHSHHKQASPSSHQMHVISRGPAFTNDFSDSPPQNLLTPSRNSLNMDLYDMNNSQVQQWQAATPSRRDSLQNPGIETSPRQHVSFRPDATVPSRTNSFNNHQQQPQVTVSIRQVPPGKPDPSITSPNTITAVTSAHILQPVKSMRVMRPEPQTAVGPSHPGWLPAQAPAVDGLEIIEQHVPPVGAANAYQLDVDYGNQELRCPPPPYPKHLLLPGSSEQFDINCLCMGVEQTLRVVPNSTCNKAEENSERNDKSSKNTKAEKPSKDKKQIQTSPVPVRKNGKDEEKRESRIKSYSPFAFKFYMEQHVENVIKTYQQKINRRLQLEQEMAKAGLCEAEQEQMRKILYQKESNYNRLKRAKMDKSMFVKIKTLGIGAFGEVCLACKVDTHALYAMKTLRKKDVLNRNQVAHVKAERDILAEADNEWVVKLYYSFQDKENLYFVMDYIPGGDMMSLLIRMEVFPERLARFYIAELTLAIESVHKMGFIHRDIKPDNILIDLDGHIKLTDFGLCTGFRWTHNSKYYQKGSHIRQDSMEPSDLWDDVSNCRCGDRLKTLEQRAKKQHQRCLAHSLVGTPNYIAPEVLLRKGYTQLCDWWSVGVILFEMLVGQPPFLAPTPTETQLKVINWESTLHIPSQIKLSPEATDLITKLCCAAEDRLGRNGADDIKAHSFFHSMDFSTDIRRQPAPYVPKISHPMDTSNFDPVEEESPWNDASGDSTRTWDPLASSNSKHTEHAFYEFTFRRFFDDNGYPFRYPKPSGMEVGQSEKSDVEDKGVVDQTGACQPVYV
- the LATS2 gene encoding serine/threonine-protein kinase LATS2 isoform X1 — protein: MRPKTFPATTYSGNSRQRLQEIREGLKQPSKSSGQGLPIGPGSETSLDPKILIGKDAARQQQMRQTPKFGPYQKALREIRYSLLPFANESSTTAAVEVNRQMLQELVNAGCDQEMAVRALKQTGSRSIEAALEYISKMSYLDPRNEQIVRVIKQTSPGKGIVPNNVTRRPSFEGSNESFPSYHQISNAAYEGTGFGAEGANMLTEVPRPYMDYLISTSQSTAMNAPVQRPSGVGTHSTTASHQQKTYPANIESSVISYPVANHSSQALQLQASHGSNSQHYSRQHMMVQGEPMGYGVQRSPSFQNKMQQEGGYTSLPNKGAVVQNNSGHAFQQAPASLYISHSHHKQASPSSHQMHVISRGPAFTNDFSDSPPQNLLTPSRNSLNMDLYDMNNSQVQQWQAATPSRRDSLQNPGIETSPRQHVSFRPDATVPSRTNSFNNHQQQPQVTVSIRQVPPGKPDPSITSPNTITAVTSAHILQPVKSMRVMRPEPQTAVGPSHPGWLPAQAPAVDGLEIIEQHVPPVGAANAYQLDVDYGNQELRCPPPPYPKHLLLPGSSEQFDINCLCMGVEQTLRVVPNSTCNKAEENSERNDKSSKNTKAEKPSKDKKQIQTSPVPVRKNGKDEEKRESRIKSYSPFAFKFYMEQHVENVIKTYQQKINRRLQLEQEMAKAGLCEAEQEQMRKILYQKESNYNRLKRAKMDKSMFVKIKTLGIGAFGEVCLACKVDTHALYAMKTLRKKDVLNRNQVAHVKAERDILAEADNEWVVKLYYSFQDKENLYFVMDYIPGGDMMSLLIRMEVFPERLARFYIAELTLAIESVHKMGFIHRDIKPDNILIDLDGHIKLTDFGLCTGFRWTHNSKYYQKGSHIRQDSMEPSDLWDDVSNCRCGDRLKTLEQRAKKQHQRCLAHSLVGTPNYIAPEVLLRKGYTQLCDWWSVGVILFEMLVGQPPFLAPTPTETQLKVINWESTLHIPSQIKLSPEATDLITKLCCAAEDRLGRNGADDIKAHSFFHSMDFSTDIRRQPAPYVPKISHPMDTSNFDPVEEESPWNDASGDSTRTWDPLASSNSKHTEHAFYEFTFRRFFDDNGYPFRYPKPSGMEVGQSEKSDVEDKGVVDQTGACQPVYV